In Pseudomonas oryzicola, one DNA window encodes the following:
- a CDS encoding TrbI/VirB10 family protein, translating to MSNMNDAMSPDASPGKLNRNAGVRRVNNWPMYIIGGAAMTFLLIMLLVAADRAENQNKPVEKEAEKAGNSSLFAKQINGIDSDGIIPSKAEPPVMPALDNTQAQPAGLQVVRPTNLDAPPMPPREMLSDVNAEELERIRRMKMQQLQEAVQARSTVQVTAPRSAGSSAAGGAGGPFSQQDALARIAAARQRLDEQSRSDPNAAFKARLAELRSAGIGAGAGGGGGAESDSPFLMQASASGGKDYKQFGNIPGEDRWRLDASPEAPRSPYELRAGFVIPAMLVSGINSELPGQIMAQISQAVYDTATGKHLLLPQGSRLVGSYSSDVAYGQKRVLVAWQRIIFPDGKAMDIGSMPGADMGGYSGFEDKVNNHYVRIFGSALLMSGIVAGISLSQDRASSDSSDRETASSAMSEALGQQLGQVTAQMIAKNLNIAPTLEIRPGYRFNVMVTKDLTFSKPYQSFDY from the coding sequence ATGAGTAACATGAACGACGCCATGTCGCCGGATGCGTCCCCCGGCAAGCTGAACCGCAACGCCGGTGTGCGCCGGGTCAACAACTGGCCGATGTACATCATTGGCGGTGCCGCCATGACCTTCTTGCTGATCATGTTGCTGGTTGCAGCCGACCGCGCAGAGAATCAGAACAAGCCGGTGGAAAAGGAAGCTGAAAAAGCGGGCAACAGCAGCCTGTTCGCGAAGCAGATCAACGGTATCGATTCGGATGGCATCATCCCGAGCAAGGCCGAGCCGCCGGTCATGCCGGCGTTGGACAACACGCAAGCCCAGCCGGCCGGCCTGCAGGTCGTGCGACCGACCAACCTCGACGCACCACCCATGCCACCGCGTGAAATGCTGTCAGACGTCAATGCCGAAGAGCTCGAACGCATTCGGCGCATGAAGATGCAGCAGCTCCAGGAAGCCGTCCAGGCACGCAGCACCGTGCAGGTAACGGCGCCACGCAGCGCGGGCTCGAGTGCTGCTGGCGGTGCTGGTGGCCCGTTCAGCCAGCAGGATGCCCTGGCCCGTATCGCTGCCGCGCGTCAACGCCTGGATGAACAATCGCGCAGTGATCCGAATGCAGCCTTCAAGGCCCGACTGGCCGAGTTGCGCTCTGCCGGCATTGGCGCGGGCGCGGGCGGCGGTGGCGGAGCAGAAAGCGACTCGCCATTCCTGATGCAGGCTTCGGCCAGCGGCGGCAAGGACTACAAGCAGTTCGGCAACATCCCTGGCGAAGATCGCTGGCGGCTGGATGCCAGCCCTGAGGCGCCACGCAGCCCCTACGAGCTGCGGGCAGGCTTCGTGATTCCAGCCATGCTGGTGTCCGGTATCAATTCCGAGTTGCCGGGGCAGATCATGGCCCAGATATCGCAGGCGGTGTACGACACGGCCACCGGCAAGCACCTGCTGCTTCCGCAAGGCTCGCGCTTGGTCGGCAGCTACTCCAGCGATGTCGCTTACGGCCAGAAACGCGTACTGGTCGCTTGGCAGCGCATCATCTTCCCTGATGGCAAGGCGATGGACATCGGCTCGATGCCTGGTGCAGACATGGGCGGTTACTCCGGCTTCGAAGACAAGGTCAACAACCACTACGTGCGGATCTTCGGGTCGGCCTTGTTGATGTCCGGCATCGTTGCCGGTATCAGCCTCAGCCAGGACCGCGCCAGCAGCGACAGCTCCGACCGCGAGACGGCCAGCAGTGCCATGAGTGAAGCGCTCGGCCAACAACTCGGTCAGGTTACCGCGCAGATGATTGCGAAGAACCTGAACATCGCGCCCACGCTCGAGATTCGTCCGGGGTATCGCTTCAACGTGATGGTAACCAAGGACCTGACGTTCTCGAAGCCTTACCAGTCCTTCGATTACTGA
- a CDS encoding conjugal transfer protein TrbH, producing MRAWIALFAPLWLAACASGPYGNFAERTTPAINQQLAGATVRQLAVVHPPASTRLRINQETPDGYGASLVSTLRAAGFSVQEFDPKAQPAPMPAGTVAPLPVNYIVDAPKDSELFRVTLLVGRESLSRVYAVQNGRLLAAGAWVRKE from the coding sequence ATGCGCGCATGGATTGCACTGTTCGCCCCCCTCTGGCTCGCCGCCTGCGCAAGCGGCCCATATGGCAACTTCGCCGAGCGCACCACGCCGGCGATCAACCAGCAGCTGGCCGGTGCCACCGTGCGCCAGCTGGCCGTGGTTCACCCACCGGCCAGCACGCGCCTGCGGATCAACCAGGAAACCCCCGATGGCTATGGCGCCTCGCTGGTGAGCACGCTGCGCGCTGCCGGCTTCTCGGTGCAGGAATTCGACCCCAAGGCCCAGCCTGCGCCAATGCCGGCCGGTACGGTTGCGCCGCTGCCAGTCAACTATATCGTCGATGCGCCCAAGGACAGCGAGTTGTTCCGCGTCACCCTGCTGGTCGGGCGCGAATCCCTGAGCCGCGTCTACGCGGTACAGAACGGCCGCCTGTTGGCCGCAGGTGCCTGGGTGCGCAAGGAGTGA
- the trbG gene encoding P-type conjugative transfer protein TrbG, whose product MNRYLCAILAALLPAFAQAAPGTSQADLYFSDANPTLTPQEKAALAISQRWQQASATGIKPVDGGDGTARFIYGAQQPSIVCAVLQVCDIALQAGEQVNSINLGDTARWTVEPAITGMGESEVQHLIIKPMDVGLETSLVVTTNRRTYHFKLRSHRTQYMPQVAFTYPEEALAKWNLIKNREATERKKATIPETGEYLGNLNFDYTVSGDTSWKPVRVYNDGSKTIIQMPRSMAQTEAPSLLVVRKDGGWFRDDETVMVNYRIQGDRYIVDTVFDKAILIAGVGKSQDRITIQRGK is encoded by the coding sequence ATGAACCGTTACCTTTGCGCCATCCTCGCGGCACTCCTGCCCGCGTTCGCGCAGGCCGCGCCAGGAACAAGCCAGGCCGATTTGTACTTCTCCGACGCCAACCCGACCCTGACGCCACAGGAGAAGGCCGCGTTGGCCATTTCCCAGCGTTGGCAGCAGGCCAGCGCCACCGGCATCAAGCCAGTGGACGGCGGCGACGGCACCGCCCGTTTCATTTACGGCGCCCAGCAGCCGAGTATCGTCTGCGCCGTGCTGCAGGTCTGCGACATCGCCCTGCAGGCCGGTGAGCAGGTCAACTCGATCAACCTCGGCGACACCGCGCGCTGGACGGTCGAGCCGGCCATCACCGGCATGGGCGAGAGCGAGGTCCAGCACCTGATCATCAAGCCGATGGACGTGGGGCTGGAAACTTCCCTGGTGGTCACCACCAACCGCCGCACCTACCACTTCAAGCTGCGCTCGCACCGTACCCAGTACATGCCGCAAGTTGCCTTCACCTATCCGGAAGAGGCACTGGCGAAATGGAACCTGATCAAGAACCGCGAAGCGACCGAGCGCAAGAAGGCGACCATTCCGGAAACCGGTGAGTACCTGGGTAACCTGAACTTCGACTACACCGTCAGCGGCGATACCTCGTGGAAGCCGGTGCGGGTCTACAACGATGGCAGCAAGACCATCATCCAGATGCCGCGCAGCATGGCCCAGACCGAAGCGCCGTCGCTGTTGGTGGTGCGCAAGGACGGTGGCTGGTTCCGCGATGACGAAACCGTGATGGTCAACTACCGCATCCAGGGCGACCGCTACATCGTCGATACCGTCTTCGACAAGGCCATCCTGATTGCCGGTGTCGGCAAGTCCCAGGACCGTATCACCATCCAGCGGGGTAAATGA
- a CDS encoding conjugal transfer protein TrbF has translation MSLAESIKGMVKKRPAKASATNGESNTSGPKGAVLDNPYLTARRTWNDHVGSVVTSRQSWQVVGILSMMVALAGVGGIIHIGSQSKFVPYVVEVDKLGQPMAVAPAQVAQPVDLRVVKSQVALFIADARTVTPDVALLRKSIFRLYALLAPNDAATQKMNEWLNGTKESSPFLRAAEETVSVDIRSVMQQTPETWQVDWEEVTRDRQGLIKSKANWRALVTTYTAEPTTQTSEEQIRMNPIGTYVRDFSWSKQL, from the coding sequence ATGAGCCTCGCTGAAAGCATCAAGGGGATGGTCAAGAAACGCCCCGCAAAAGCTTCCGCCACGAACGGTGAAAGCAATACGTCCGGCCCCAAGGGCGCCGTGCTGGACAACCCGTACCTGACCGCCCGTCGTACCTGGAACGACCATGTTGGCAGCGTGGTGACCTCGCGTCAGTCCTGGCAAGTGGTAGGCATCCTTTCGATGATGGTCGCCCTCGCCGGTGTCGGCGGCATCATCCATATCGGTAGCCAGTCCAAGTTCGTGCCTTACGTCGTGGAAGTCGACAAGCTCGGCCAACCGATGGCAGTCGCACCGGCCCAGGTGGCCCAGCCGGTCGACCTGCGGGTGGTGAAGTCGCAGGTGGCCTTGTTTATTGCGGATGCCCGTACCGTTACCCCGGATGTTGCGCTGCTGCGCAAGTCGATCTTCCGCCTGTATGCCTTGCTGGCGCCTAACGACGCGGCGACGCAGAAGATGAACGAGTGGCTCAATGGCACCAAGGAATCAAGCCCGTTCCTGCGCGCTGCCGAGGAAACCGTCAGCGTGGATATCCGCTCGGTCATGCAGCAGACCCCGGAAACCTGGCAGGTCGATTGGGAAGAAGTCACTCGTGACCGCCAGGGCCTGATCAAGAGCAAGGCCAATTGGCGTGCCCTGGTGACCACCTACACCGCCGAACCCACTACCCAGACCAGCGAAGAGCAAATACGGATGAACCCGATCGGGACGTACGTGCGCGACTTCTCCTGGTCCAAGCAACTCTGA
- a CDS encoding VirB4 family type IV secretion/conjugal transfer ATPase, with the protein MIEGIAYAIAALGVLLVLLLVQRLLQVDAELKLKKHRSKDAGLADLLNHAAMVDDGVIVGKNGAFMAAWLYRGDDNASSTEAQRELVSLRINQALAGLGNGWMIHVDAVRRPASNYSAKGVSHFGDSLTAAMDEERRAYFESLGTMYEGYFVLTLTYFPPMLAQQKFVELMFDDDTAPPDAKVRTRNLIEQFKRDCLSVEGSLSSVLKLTRLKGNRMVTEEGAEITHDDLLSWVQFCVTGISQPVLLPSNPMYLDAVIGGKELWGGVVPKIGRNFVQVVAIEGFPLESAPGILAALAELPCEYRWSSRFIFMDTHEAVQHLEKYRKKWKQKVRGFFDQVFNTNNGNIDQDALAMVQDAADAIAEVNSGLVAQGYYTSVVVLMNEDRSELEETARKVEKAIERMGFAARIESINTLDAYLGSLPGHGVENVRRPLINTLNLADLLPTSSIWTGSADAPCPLYPPLSPALMHCVTSGATPFRLNLHVRDLGHTFMFGPTGAGKSTHLALIAAQLRRYQGMSIFAFDKGMSMYPLAAGIRAESGGQSGRHFTVAADDERLAFCPLQFLETKGDRAWAMEWLDTVLALNGLETTAAQRNEIGHAVMTMYRDGSRTLSEFCIIVQDEAVRETLRQYTVDGTMGHLLDAEEDGLALSDFTVFEIEELMNLGDKYALPVLLYLFRRIECALKGQPAVIILDEAWLMLGHPAFREKIREWLKVLRKANCLVLMATQSLSDAANSGILDVIVESTATKIFLPNVYARDEDTAALYRRMGLNARQIEILATAIPKRQYYYVSENGRRLYDLALGPLALAFVGSSDKESVAAIKRLEAKYGDGWVAEWLAARGLRLNDYGVAA; encoded by the coding sequence ATGATCGAAGGTATTGCGTATGCCATCGCTGCCCTCGGTGTGTTGCTGGTACTGCTGCTGGTTCAGCGCCTGCTGCAGGTGGATGCCGAACTCAAGCTGAAGAAGCATCGTTCGAAAGATGCCGGCCTTGCCGACTTGCTGAATCATGCGGCGATGGTCGACGACGGCGTTATCGTGGGCAAGAACGGCGCCTTCATGGCCGCCTGGCTGTATCGCGGTGATGACAACGCCAGCAGCACCGAAGCGCAGCGCGAACTGGTTTCGCTACGCATCAACCAGGCCTTGGCTGGCCTGGGTAACGGCTGGATGATCCACGTCGATGCAGTGCGCCGTCCGGCGTCGAACTATTCCGCGAAGGGTGTTTCGCACTTCGGTGACAGCCTGACTGCAGCCATGGATGAAGAGCGCCGAGCATACTTCGAATCGCTGGGGACCATGTACGAAGGCTATTTCGTGCTGACCCTCACCTATTTCCCGCCGATGCTCGCCCAACAGAAATTCGTTGAGCTGATGTTTGACGACGACACCGCGCCGCCAGACGCCAAGGTTCGTACACGTAACCTGATCGAGCAATTCAAGCGTGACTGTCTCAGCGTCGAAGGCAGCCTTTCCTCGGTGCTCAAGCTGACGCGCCTGAAAGGCAACCGCATGGTTACCGAGGAAGGTGCCGAGATCACCCATGACGACCTGCTCAGCTGGGTGCAGTTCTGTGTCACTGGCATAAGCCAGCCGGTCCTGTTGCCAAGCAACCCGATGTACCTCGATGCTGTCATCGGTGGCAAGGAGCTCTGGGGTGGCGTGGTACCGAAGATTGGTCGCAACTTCGTTCAGGTGGTAGCCATCGAGGGCTTCCCGCTGGAGTCCGCCCCCGGAATTCTAGCGGCGCTGGCTGAACTGCCTTGCGAATATCGCTGGTCCAGCCGCTTCATTTTCATGGACACCCATGAGGCGGTCCAGCACCTGGAGAAGTACCGTAAGAAGTGGAAGCAAAAAGTCCGCGGCTTCTTCGACCAGGTGTTCAATACCAACAATGGCAACATCGACCAGGATGCGTTGGCCATGGTGCAGGACGCCGCTGACGCGATCGCCGAAGTCAATAGCGGCCTGGTTGCGCAGGGGTATTACACCAGTGTGGTGGTACTCATGAACGAGGACCGTAGCGAGCTGGAAGAAACTGCCCGTAAGGTCGAGAAAGCCATTGAGCGCATGGGCTTTGCCGCCCGCATCGAATCGATCAACACGCTTGACGCCTACCTTGGCAGCCTGCCTGGTCACGGTGTGGAAAACGTGCGCCGGCCGCTGATCAACACCCTGAACCTGGCCGACCTGCTGCCTACCAGCAGCATCTGGACCGGTAGCGCCGATGCGCCCTGCCCGCTCTATCCACCATTGTCGCCCGCGCTGATGCACTGCGTGACCAGCGGTGCCACGCCGTTCCGTCTTAACCTGCACGTGCGCGACCTGGGCCATACCTTCATGTTCGGCCCGACCGGCGCTGGCAAGTCGACGCACCTGGCACTGATCGCGGCCCAGCTGCGTCGCTACCAAGGTATGTCGATCTTCGCCTTCGACAAGGGCATGTCCATGTACCCGCTGGCGGCTGGTATCCGTGCTGAAAGCGGAGGTCAGTCCGGCCGCCACTTCACTGTGGCGGCGGACGACGAGCGCCTGGCCTTCTGCCCGTTGCAATTTCTGGAAACCAAGGGTGACCGCGCCTGGGCGATGGAGTGGCTGGACACGGTGCTTGCGCTCAATGGCCTGGAAACCACCGCCGCGCAGCGCAACGAGATCGGCCATGCGGTGATGACCATGTACCGCGACGGCTCCCGCACCCTGTCCGAATTCTGCATCATCGTGCAAGACGAGGCCGTGCGTGAAACCCTGCGCCAATACACGGTCGACGGCACCATGGGTCACTTGCTCGATGCCGAGGAAGACGGCCTGGCGCTGTCCGATTTCACCGTGTTCGAAATTGAGGAACTGATGAACCTGGGCGACAAGTACGCCTTGCCGGTGCTGCTGTACCTGTTCCGCCGTATTGAATGCGCACTCAAGGGCCAGCCCGCGGTAATCATCCTTGACGAAGCCTGGCTGATGCTCGGCCACCCGGCCTTCCGCGAGAAAATCCGCGAGTGGCTCAAGGTATTGCGTAAGGCCAACTGCCTGGTACTGATGGCCACCCAGAGCCTGTCGGACGCGGCCAACTCGGGGATCCTCGATGTCATCGTCGAGTCGACCGCCACCAAGATCTTCCTGCCCAACGTCTATGCGCGCGACGAGGACACCGCTGCCCTCTATCGGCGCATGGGGCTGAATGCCCGGCAGATCGAAATCCTCGCCACGGCGATTCCCAAGCGCCAGTACTACTACGTGTCGGAGAACGGTCGACGTCTCTACGACCTGGCCCTGGGCCCGCTGGCGCTGGCTTTCGTCGGCTCCTCGGACAAAGAGTCGGTGGCCGCCATCAAGCGCCTGGAAGCCAAGTACGGTGATGGCTGGGTGGCTGAGTGGCTGGCAGCCAGGGGCCTCAGATTGAACGACTATGGAGTGGCCGCATGA
- a CDS encoding conjugal transfer protein TrbD: protein MALRTIPIRRAGNRDNLFMGGDRELVMFSGLLAFALIFSAQEVRATVVGLVLWFGALFVLRVMAKSDPKMRHVYLRHRRYKSYYPARSTPFRDNPPSQGSQYK, encoded by the coding sequence ATGGCCCTGCGCACGATTCCCATCCGGCGGGCCGGAAACCGGGACAACCTGTTCATGGGCGGGGATCGCGAGTTGGTGATGTTTTCCGGGTTGCTCGCCTTCGCGCTGATTTTCAGTGCCCAGGAAGTGCGGGCGACCGTGGTCGGCCTGGTGCTGTGGTTCGGTGCCTTGTTCGTGCTCCGCGTCATGGCCAAGTCCGATCCGAAAATGCGCCATGTCTACCTGCGCCATCGCCGTTACAAGTCCTATTACCCGGCGCGTAGCACGCCGTTCAGGGACAATCCTCCAAGTCAGGGAAGTCAATACAAATGA
- the trbC gene encoding conjugal transfer system pilin TrbC — MQANISLFRFNAQTFGYLALGFFMLAVMVAPDNAFAASSTGGSLPYESWLTSLRQSVTGPVAFALSIIGIVVAGGVLIFGGDLNGFFRTLIFLVLVMALIVGANNIMTSFFGTSAELAQLLPQHGLAQGQV; from the coding sequence ATGCAAGCCAACATCTCGCTGTTCCGTTTCAATGCTCAAACGTTTGGCTATCTGGCCCTCGGCTTCTTCATGCTGGCCGTTATGGTGGCTCCGGATAACGCCTTCGCGGCGTCCAGCACTGGCGGTTCGCTGCCCTATGAAAGCTGGCTGACCTCGCTGCGTCAATCGGTTACCGGCCCTGTGGCTTTCGCCTTGTCGATCATCGGCATCGTGGTTGCGGGTGGCGTTCTGATCTTTGGTGGTGACCTCAATGGCTTCTTCCGTACGCTGATCTTCCTGGTGCTGGTAATGGCACTTATCGTTGGCGCCAACAACATCATGACCAGCTTCTTCGGTACCAGTGCCGAACTGGCGCAGCTGCTGCCGCAGCATGGCTTGGCGCAAGGTCAGGTCTGA
- the trbB gene encoding P-type conjugative transfer ATPase TrbB yields METAETASLKDRARKKLERDAGPLIIDALNDPQTVELMCNGDGKLWLEQLGQPMKHIGDLRPAQAESIIKTVAGFHGKEVTRNKPLLEGEWPLDGSRFAGQLPPVVRAATFAIRKKAVAIYTLDQYVESSIMTPVQCDAIKRAIREHRNILVIGGTGTGKTTLVNAVINEMVVEFPAERVFIIEDTGEIQCAAKNFVQYHTTVDVSMTHLLKTSLRMRPDRILVGEVRGEEALDLIDAWNTGHPGGAATLHANSASEGLTRLKSLVSRNKSAPAEIEPLIGEAVHVVISIARTPEGRRIQEILEVSGYENGRYLMRNL; encoded by the coding sequence GTGGAAACTGCAGAAACTGCCAGCCTGAAAGATCGCGCCAGGAAAAAGCTGGAGCGCGATGCCGGGCCGCTCATCATCGATGCGCTGAACGACCCGCAAACCGTCGAACTCATGTGCAATGGCGACGGCAAGCTCTGGCTCGAGCAGTTGGGCCAGCCGATGAAGCACATTGGCGACCTGCGCCCGGCGCAGGCCGAGTCGATCATCAAGACCGTGGCCGGCTTCCATGGCAAGGAAGTGACGCGCAACAAGCCGCTTCTCGAAGGTGAATGGCCGCTTGACGGCTCGCGCTTCGCAGGCCAGCTCCCGCCGGTAGTGCGCGCGGCCACTTTCGCTATCCGCAAGAAGGCAGTGGCCATCTATACCCTGGACCAGTACGTCGAATCGTCGATCATGACGCCTGTCCAGTGCGATGCCATCAAACGCGCCATCCGCGAGCACCGCAACATCCTGGTAATCGGTGGTACCGGTACTGGCAAGACCACCCTGGTCAACGCAGTTATCAACGAAATGGTCGTCGAGTTTCCCGCCGAGCGCGTGTTCATCATCGAGGACACCGGCGAGATTCAATGCGCGGCCAAGAATTTCGTGCAGTACCACACCACCGTGGACGTGAGCATGACCCACCTGCTCAAAACCTCCCTGCGCATGCGCCCCGATCGCATCCTGGTCGGTGAAGTACGTGGCGAGGAGGCTCTCGACCTGATTGATGCCTGGAACACCGGCCACCCCGGTGGCGCAGCTACGTTGCACGCCAACAGCGCCAGCGAGGGGCTGACGCGTCTGAAGTCCCTGGTTTCCCGCAACAAATCGGCCCCGGCCGAGATCGAGCCGCTGATTGGCGAAGCGGTTCACGTCGTCATTTCAATCGCCAGAACACCTGAAGGCCGTCGCATCCAGGAGATCCTCGAGGTTTCCGGATATGAGAACGGCCGTTACCTCATGCGCAACCTTTAA
- a CDS encoding PA0069 family radical SAM protein, with protein MNHPAPPKGRGTAHNPHNRFAPSHSVAEDDGWYQEVPQTQGTEVRVEVAKSVISRNTSPDLPFDRSINPYRGCEHGCIYCYARPSHAYWDLSPGLDFETRLIAKTNAAEVLAQQLSKPGYVCAPINLGSNTDPYQPIEREQMLTRRLLEVLLRFRHPVTIVTKGALILRDLDLLGEMASQRLARVMISLTTLDDGLKRVLEPRAASPKARLRAIRVLRDAGVPVGVLCSPMIPMINDSELEHLLEAARDAGAQSAAYMMLRLPLEVAPLFEQWLQDHYPQRAAHVLSLIRQSCGGELYDSRFGSRMRGEGVFAELLAQRFAKAMRKLNFEGKEVQTLDCTEFSPPGSQLALL; from the coding sequence ATGAATCATCCAGCACCGCCAAAGGGCCGTGGTACGGCGCACAATCCGCACAACCGCTTCGCCCCGAGCCACTCCGTGGCGGAGGATGACGGCTGGTACCAGGAAGTGCCGCAAACCCAGGGCACCGAGGTGCGGGTCGAGGTGGCCAAGTCGGTGATCAGCCGCAATACCTCTCCCGACCTGCCCTTCGACCGCTCCATCAATCCTTACCGCGGTTGCGAGCATGGCTGCATCTACTGCTACGCCCGCCCTTCACATGCTTACTGGGACCTTTCCCCCGGCCTGGATTTCGAGACCAGGCTGATCGCCAAGACCAACGCTGCCGAGGTGCTGGCGCAACAACTGAGCAAGCCGGGGTATGTCTGCGCACCGATCAACCTGGGCTCCAATACCGATCCATACCAGCCAATCGAGCGGGAACAGATGTTGACCCGTCGCCTGCTCGAAGTGCTGCTGCGCTTTCGCCACCCGGTGACCATCGTCACCAAGGGCGCCCTGATCTTGCGCGACCTCGACCTGCTGGGCGAAATGGCCAGCCAGCGCCTGGCACGGGTGATGATCAGCCTGACAACCCTGGACGACGGCCTCAAGCGGGTGCTCGAGCCTCGTGCGGCCTCGCCCAAGGCAAGGTTGCGCGCCATTCGCGTATTGCGCGATGCCGGCGTGCCGGTGGGCGTGCTGTGTTCACCGATGATCCCGATGATCAACGACAGTGAACTGGAGCACCTGCTCGAGGCGGCCCGGGATGCCGGTGCACAGAGCGCGGCCTACATGATGCTGCGGCTGCCGCTGGAGGTAGCGCCGTTGTTCGAGCAATGGCTGCAGGACCACTACCCGCAGCGGGCCGCCCATGTGCTCAGCCTGATTCGCCAGAGCTGTGGCGGTGAACTTTACGACAGCCGCTTCGGCTCACGAATGCGCGGTGAAGGGGTGTTTGCCGAGTTGCTGGCGCAACGCTTCGCCAAGGCCATGCGCAAGCTGAATTTCGAGGGAAAAGAGGTGCAAACACTCGACTGTACGGAGTTCTCTCCCCCAGGAAGCCAATTGGCGCTGCTCTGA
- a CDS encoding M3 family metallopeptidase has translation MDNPLLQSSHVPVDYSAITLENMGAAFAHVLLAHERGIDSIIRDQQAMPTWDDMVLAVDGLDAQLLSVLYAASPLVGRDDDWASAIIEFYGRVTARFDQKFANSALQALYERLANSDIGKQLDARKRATLRWHLDKFTASGAMLDAAAKARLAELQLHIGTAREAFRANINRPGLSITDETELSGIPQRVRDEWADRAREAGASGWLIACESVATDDALRYAGNRQLRERVYRAYHSRGVSDEPGQDNRSHLLQLATWLDEKARLLGFANHLEQSLMVKSAGAAAQVRGFLHNLAEHVRPAMLQWRAEIERQAAAKGLVPLQPWDIAYLQASPSAVLSTEGLREYFPLNAVVTALRQLAQQLLGVVLQPRPLATWNDSVQPFEVWQDNAFIGFLYLDAVQHAGKQPDSVFTTYIRNRRVDAEGVYQAASVVVFSDVPQALPGSQPLLDHLSLRKLFHEFGHALHHLLVRTTNHVMSNVTELGTDGVELVGKLFERWVWDADYLVAISSHQVDGSPLDRARVDECLDHLRQQGVEEIARDLSLALFDLDLHATPNDGRTLEQRLKEARERCGYWPLTDFERPAHAFDHLVNGYDAGFYAYLWSDVHAFDLFTRFEAAGLLDRATGRELQEALFAPGASRPLREGIETFLGREASHTPYLRWHGLA, from the coding sequence ATGGATAACCCGCTTCTGCAAAGCAGCCACGTCCCCGTCGATTACTCGGCTATCACCCTGGAAAACATGGGCGCTGCTTTCGCGCATGTGCTGTTGGCACATGAGCGAGGCATCGACAGCATCATCCGCGACCAGCAGGCCATGCCAACCTGGGATGACATGGTGTTGGCGGTGGATGGCCTGGATGCCCAGCTGCTGTCAGTGCTGTACGCCGCTTCACCGCTGGTTGGCCGTGATGATGACTGGGCCAGTGCCATTATCGAGTTCTATGGCCGGGTAACGGCACGCTTCGACCAGAAGTTCGCCAACTCTGCGCTGCAGGCGCTGTATGAGCGCCTGGCCAACAGCGATATCGGCAAGCAGCTGGATGCCCGCAAACGCGCGACCTTGCGCTGGCATCTGGACAAGTTCACAGCAAGTGGAGCGATGCTCGACGCTGCCGCGAAAGCGCGCCTTGCAGAACTGCAGTTGCATATTGGTACCGCACGCGAGGCTTTCCGCGCCAATATCAACCGGCCAGGTCTGAGCATCACCGATGAAACCGAGCTGAGCGGCATCCCGCAGCGGGTGCGCGATGAGTGGGCCGACCGCGCGCGGGAAGCAGGGGCATCAGGCTGGTTGATCGCTTGCGAAAGCGTGGCTACTGATGACGCGCTCAGGTATGCCGGGAACCGCCAGTTACGTGAGCGTGTGTATCGCGCTTACCATTCTCGCGGGGTGAGTGACGAGCCTGGGCAGGACAATCGTTCGCACCTGCTGCAGTTGGCGACGTGGCTTGACGAAAAGGCGCGCTTGCTTGGCTTTGCCAACCATCTGGAGCAGAGCCTGATGGTGAAGAGTGCAGGCGCGGCGGCGCAGGTGCGGGGCTTTCTTCACAACCTGGCCGAGCATGTCCGCCCTGCCATGTTGCAATGGCGTGCGGAGATCGAGCGTCAGGCGGCGGCCAAAGGGCTGGTGCCGCTGCAACCCTGGGACATCGCCTACCTTCAGGCATCGCCGTCCGCTGTTCTCTCCACCGAAGGCTTGCGTGAATACTTCCCGCTGAACGCTGTCGTCACCGCATTGCGACAGCTGGCGCAGCAGCTGTTGGGGGTGGTGTTGCAGCCAAGGCCGCTGGCCACCTGGAATGACAGCGTGCAGCCGTTCGAAGTGTGGCAGGACAACGCCTTCATCGGTTTCCTCTACCTGGATGCCGTACAGCATGCTGGCAAGCAGCCTGACTCGGTGTTCACCACCTATATACGCAACCGCCGGGTCGATGCCGAAGGGGTCTACCAGGCTGCCTCGGTGGTAGTCTTCAGTGACGTGCCGCAAGCGCTGCCCGGTAGCCAGCCGTTGCTCGACCACCTGTCGCTTCGCAAGCTGTTCCATGAGTTTGGCCACGCCCTGCACCACTTGCTGGTGCGCACGACCAACCATGTAATGTCCAACGTTACCGAACTTGGTACCGATGGTGTGGAACTGGTCGGCAAGTTGTTCGAGCGCTGGGTCTGGGATGCGGATTACCTGGTGGCGATCTCGTCGCACCAGGTGGATGGCAGCCCGCTTGACCGTGCGCGGGTCGACGAGTGTCTGGATCACTTGCGCCAGCAAGGCGTGGAAGAGATTGCACGTGATCTGAGCCTGGCGCTGTTCGACCTGGACCTGCATGCCACGCCGAACGATGGCAGGACGCTCGAACAACGCCTGAAGGAGGCCCGCGAGCGTTGTGGTTACTGGCCTCTGACGGACTTCGAGCGACCGGCGCATGCCTTCGACCACTTGGTGAATGGCTACGACGCAGGTTTTTACGCTTACCTGTGGTCGGATGTACACGCCTTCGACCTGTTTACCCGCTTTGAAGCGGCAGGGCTGCTGGACCGGGCGACTGGCCGTGAATTGCAGGAGGCGCTGTTTGCGCCAGGGGCATCGCGACCTTTGCGTGAAGGCATCGAGACATTCCTTGGCCGGGAGGCCAGCCATACGCCTTACCTGCGCTGGCATGGTTTGGCGTGA